In Nonomuraea sp. NBC_00507, the following are encoded in one genomic region:
- a CDS encoding sigma-70 family RNA polymerase sigma factor, protein MGVESPQSDAELLQAVREGNASAYGQLYERHVAAARALARQLVKSTEAEDVIAEAFTKILDLVGRGAGPEAGFRTYLLTVVRRTVRDRSRIEGRPLSTEEIEDYDPGMPFVDPALMGLETSPIARAYLSLPERWRAVLWHIEVERSKQAEVAPLLGLSANGVAALTYRAREGLRQAYLQLHLGTQPRPECRPVLGKLGSYVRGGLTRRDAKAVDEHVSGCEECHGVLLELGDVNRGLRVIVGPLIAGPLFGGYAAALAKPAVGGRVGGLLRVSAWLWRAPKHQQAALAGGMAVVLAAAIALLLISEARPIDTPEPAPIAQPPPSALQARPEPREEPARVPPPAKTERQPGKARLRATIDPLGALVRAQPGIVGIRLRNDGDAPSQALAATVDLPRGVRLIPAARRHQTASLAGPVGTVDGWACRPAGGGARCTRESLAAGQGTAVFLRVLVAGEAPEGAGPAVRVEAGALRVTARAEEGVRASGAPARFATEGKVTVRAIGNSLLTCPEELAGCVPARRREGDQRDNDLWPMTALDRDGAADTTSSSAAELSLPKGSRVVWAGLYWSASGERAGPIKVRPPGRPDYVPVRPSHVAVRELPAGPVYQAFADVSRLVAGVRRSGTWWAADAPMEEGVARYAGWSLVLIVADPSEPYSQAVVLDTATVIGGRAGRVRLPLGGLTPAAAPARLELVTWEGDADLAGDKVSLGSGALTPAGGDRDPANVFDGSSSGAADMAFGVDVDTVGAELGVDPGLTIATDKDVVLFGVAALSVRARS, encoded by the coding sequence ATGGGTGTCGAATCGCCACAAAGCGACGCAGAGCTCCTGCAGGCCGTCAGGGAGGGCAACGCATCCGCTTACGGGCAGCTCTACGAGCGCCACGTCGCCGCGGCCCGTGCGCTGGCCCGGCAGCTCGTCAAGAGCACCGAGGCCGAGGACGTGATCGCCGAGGCGTTCACCAAGATCCTCGACCTGGTCGGCAGGGGCGCGGGTCCCGAGGCCGGCTTCCGCACCTACCTGCTGACCGTGGTGCGGCGCACGGTCCGCGACCGGTCCAGGATCGAGGGCCGCCCACTGAGCACGGAGGAGATCGAGGACTACGACCCCGGGATGCCGTTCGTGGATCCCGCGCTCATGGGGCTGGAGACGTCGCCGATCGCCAGGGCATACCTGTCGTTGCCCGAGCGGTGGCGGGCGGTGCTCTGGCACATCGAGGTGGAGCGGAGCAAGCAGGCCGAGGTGGCGCCGCTGCTGGGGCTGTCGGCCAACGGCGTGGCGGCGCTGACGTACCGGGCCAGGGAGGGGCTTCGGCAGGCTTACCTGCAGCTGCATCTGGGCACGCAGCCGCGGCCCGAGTGCCGTCCCGTTCTCGGCAAGCTGGGCTCCTACGTCAGGGGCGGGCTGACCAGGCGCGACGCCAAGGCGGTCGACGAGCATGTGAGCGGCTGTGAGGAGTGCCACGGGGTCCTGCTGGAGCTGGGCGATGTCAACCGCGGGCTGCGGGTCATCGTCGGACCGCTGATCGCCGGGCCGCTCTTCGGCGGCTACGCTGCCGCCCTCGCCAAGCCGGCGGTCGGCGGGCGCGTGGGCGGGTTGCTGCGGGTCTCGGCGTGGCTGTGGCGGGCGCCCAAGCACCAGCAGGCCGCGCTGGCCGGTGGCATGGCCGTCGTCCTCGCCGCAGCCATCGCGCTTCTGCTGATATCCGAGGCACGGCCGATCGACACGCCCGAGCCCGCGCCGATCGCCCAGCCGCCGCCATCGGCGCTGCAGGCGCGGCCCGAGCCCAGAGAGGAGCCCGCGCGGGTCCCGCCGCCGGCCAAGACCGAGCGGCAGCCGGGCAAGGCGAGGCTGCGGGCCACGATCGACCCGCTCGGCGCACTCGTACGCGCTCAGCCCGGCATCGTCGGCATCCGCCTGCGCAACGACGGCGACGCGCCCAGCCAGGCCTTGGCGGCGACCGTGGACCTGCCGCGGGGCGTGCGGCTCATCCCGGCGGCACGCCGTCACCAGACCGCCTCCCTCGCCGGGCCCGTGGGCACGGTTGACGGCTGGGCCTGCCGCCCGGCCGGCGGCGGCGCGCGGTGCACCAGGGAGTCGCTCGCGGCAGGCCAGGGCACGGCGGTGTTCCTGCGGGTCCTCGTCGCCGGCGAGGCGCCGGAGGGCGCGGGGCCCGCCGTGCGCGTCGAGGCCGGCGCGCTGCGGGTCACGGCGCGGGCCGAGGAAGGCGTACGCGCGTCCGGGGCGCCGGCCAGGTTCGCCACCGAGGGCAAGGTGACCGTCAGGGCGATCGGCAACTCGCTGCTGACCTGCCCCGAGGAGCTGGCGGGCTGCGTGCCCGCCCGGCGGCGCGAGGGCGACCAGCGCGACAACGACCTGTGGCCGATGACCGCGCTCGACCGGGACGGCGCGGCGGACACCACCTCCTCCAGCGCGGCCGAGCTGTCGCTGCCGAAGGGCAGCCGGGTCGTGTGGGCCGGGCTCTACTGGTCGGCGAGCGGCGAGCGGGCCGGGCCCATCAAGGTCCGCCCGCCCGGGCGGCCGGATTACGTGCCGGTCCGGCCCTCTCACGTGGCCGTCCGCGAGCTCCCCGCCGGCCCCGTCTACCAGGCGTTCGCCGACGTGAGCCGGCTGGTCGCCGGCGTACGCAGGAGCGGCACATGGTGGGCGGCCGACGCGCCGATGGAGGAGGGGGTGGCGCGGTATGCCGGCTGGAGCCTGGTGCTGATCGTCGCCGACCCGTCGGAGCCGTACAGCCAGGCCGTTGTGCTCGACACGGCCACCGTGATCGGCGGCCGGGCAGGGCGTGTACGCCTACCGCTCGGGGGCCTGACCCCCGCGGCCGCTCCGGCCAGGCTCGAACTGGTCACCTGGGAGGGCGACGCCGACCTCGCGGGCGACAAGGTCTCGCTCGGCTCCGGCGCCCTCACCCCCGCGGGCGGCGACCGCGATCCCGCCAACGTCTTCGACGGCTCGTCGAGCGGTGCCGCGGACATGGCGTTCGGGGTCGACGTCGACACGGTCGGCGCCGAGCTCGGAGTGGATCCGGGACTGACGATCGCCACGGACAAGGACGTCGTCCTGTTCGGGGTCGCCGCATTGAGCGTGCGTGCGCGCTCGTGA
- the pyrE gene encoding orotate phosphoribosyltransferase yields MTDRDNLVAEIKKKAVVHGKVTLSSGIEADYYLDLRRITLDGVAAPLVGKVMLDLTEDLDYDAVGGLTLGADPIAAAMLHAAAARGRVLDAFVVRKAMKEHGLQRRIEGPEVKGRRVLALEDTSTTGASVLTAVEALREAGAEVVAVATIVDRGAHERIVGAGLEYRTAFTPQELGL; encoded by the coding sequence ATGACAGATCGCGACAACCTGGTGGCCGAGATCAAGAAGAAGGCCGTCGTCCACGGCAAGGTCACGCTCTCCTCCGGCATAGAGGCCGACTACTATCTCGACCTGCGGCGGATCACGCTCGACGGCGTGGCCGCGCCCCTCGTCGGCAAGGTGATGCTCGACCTGACCGAGGATCTCGACTACGACGCGGTGGGCGGGCTCACGCTGGGGGCCGATCCCATTGCGGCCGCGATGCTGCATGCCGCGGCGGCGCGGGGACGCGTGCTGGACGCGTTCGTGGTGCGCAAGGCGATGAAGGAGCACGGCCTGCAGCGCAGAATCGAGGGGCCCGAGGTGAAGGGGCGGCGGGTGCTCGCGCTCGAGGACACCTCCACGACCGGCGCGTCGGTGCTGACCGCCGTGGAGGCGCTGCGGGAGGCCGGGGCCGAGGTGGTGGCCGTGGCCACGATCGTGGACCGCGGAGCGCACGAGCGCATCGTCGGCGCGGGACTCGAATACCGCACCGCCTTCACCCCGCAGGAGCTGGGCCTCTAG
- a CDS encoding DedA family protein: MDWLLNLLDPTWWLTILGAFATVGVLAIIFAETGLLLGFFLPGDSLLVAAGIFSSASVAAGMGIEPLSLPVLLIGTPLCAIAGAQLGHFLGLRFGRKLFDKPDSRLFKREHVLRAEEFFEKFGPAKAVILARFVPIVRTFMNPVAGVLEMPPKRFFLWNVIGGVFWVESLLLVGHFLGGQVDPKEIDKYILPGVFLIVLISLIPIFVEVVKKRREAKRLPVPNGKHHRVGDPS; encoded by the coding sequence GTGGACTGGCTTTTGAATCTCCTCGACCCGACGTGGTGGCTCACGATTCTTGGCGCTTTCGCCACGGTCGGCGTCCTGGCCATCATCTTCGCTGAAACGGGTCTGCTGCTCGGGTTCTTCTTGCCCGGCGACTCGCTGCTGGTGGCCGCGGGGATTTTCAGCTCGGCCTCGGTGGCCGCGGGAATGGGCATCGAGCCGCTCTCGCTGCCGGTCCTGTTGATCGGCACCCCGCTGTGCGCGATCGCGGGAGCCCAGCTCGGGCATTTCCTGGGTCTCCGATTCGGCCGCAAACTCTTTGACAAGCCGGATTCACGCTTGTTCAAGCGGGAGCACGTGCTCAGGGCCGAGGAGTTCTTCGAGAAGTTCGGTCCGGCCAAGGCGGTGATTCTGGCCAGGTTCGTGCCGATCGTCCGCACGTTCATGAATCCCGTGGCCGGCGTGCTGGAGATGCCGCCCAAACGGTTCTTCCTGTGGAACGTCATCGGCGGCGTCTTCTGGGTCGAGAGCCTGCTCCTGGTCGGCCACTTCCTCGGCGGCCAGGTCGACCCCAAGGAGATCGACAAATACATCCTGCCGGGCGTCTTCCTCATCGTGCTCATCTCGCTGATCCCGATCTTCGTCGAGGTCGTCAAGAAGCGCCGCGAGGCCAAGCGGCTCCCCGTGCCCAACGGCAAACACCACCGCGTGGGCGATCCGTCCTGA
- the fbaA gene encoding class II fructose-bisphosphate aldolase, with translation MPIATPEVYAEMLDRAKAGGFAYPAINVTSSQTLNAALRGFAEAESDGIVQVSTGGAEFLSGATVKDMVAGATALAEYARIVAAKYPVTVALHTDHCPKDKLDGFMRPLIDISLERVSKGLDPLFQSHMWDGSAVLLEENLEIAKELLDKCARARIIMEMEIGVVGGEEDGVVGEINEKLYTTAEDALATAEAVGIGEQGRYMLAATFGNVHGVYKPGHVKLRPSVLKEIQDAVGAKYGKDKPFDLVFHGGSGSLLSEIHEAISYGVVKMNVDTDTQYAFTRPIADHMFRNYDGVLKVDGDVGNKKSYDPRAYGKAAEAGMAARVVEACESLKSAGTKIS, from the coding sequence ATGCCTATTGCGACTCCAGAGGTCTACGCTGAGATGCTCGACCGGGCCAAGGCCGGCGGATTCGCCTACCCGGCGATCAACGTGACCTCGTCTCAGACGCTGAATGCCGCTCTGCGCGGCTTCGCCGAGGCCGAGAGCGACGGCATCGTTCAGGTCTCCACCGGCGGCGCCGAGTTCCTGTCCGGCGCCACCGTCAAGGACATGGTCGCCGGGGCGACGGCACTGGCCGAGTACGCCCGGATCGTGGCCGCGAAATACCCCGTCACGGTGGCGTTGCACACCGACCACTGCCCCAAGGACAAGCTCGACGGCTTCATGCGGCCGCTGATCGACATCTCCCTGGAGCGGGTCTCCAAGGGCCTGGACCCGCTCTTCCAGTCCCACATGTGGGACGGCTCGGCCGTGCTGCTGGAGGAAAACCTGGAGATCGCCAAGGAGCTCCTGGACAAGTGCGCGCGGGCCCGGATCATCATGGAGATGGAGATCGGCGTCGTCGGCGGCGAGGAAGACGGCGTCGTCGGCGAGATCAACGAGAAGCTCTACACGACCGCCGAGGACGCGCTGGCGACCGCCGAGGCCGTCGGCATCGGGGAGCAGGGCCGCTACATGCTGGCCGCCACGTTCGGCAACGTGCACGGCGTCTACAAGCCGGGCCACGTCAAGCTGCGGCCGAGCGTGCTTAAGGAGATCCAGGACGCGGTCGGCGCCAAATACGGCAAGGACAAGCCGTTCGACCTGGTCTTCCACGGCGGCTCCGGCTCGCTGCTCTCGGAGATCCACGAGGCGATCTCCTACGGCGTCGTCAAGATGAACGTCGACACCGACACCCAATACGCCTTCACCAGGCCGATCGCGGACCACATGTTCCGCAACTACGACGGCGTGCTCAAGGTGGACGGCGACGTGGGCAACAAGAAGTCCTACGACCCGCGCGCGTACGGCAAGGCCGCGGAGGCCGGGATGGCCGCGCGTGTCGTGGAGGCGTGCGAGAGCCTGAAGAGCGCTGGGACGAAGATCTCCTAG
- a CDS encoding DUF3151 domain-containing protein — MDNLLAGPPPTHLPDQPEAREALESGAKPADVAARFPAHPAAWAALAEEYFAQGHAVTSYAFARTGYHRGLDHLRRSGWKGHGPIPWEHEPNRGFLRCLYALSRAAQAIGEKDEAERCLQFLKDSTESGYDALTKG; from the coding sequence ATGGATAACCTTCTCGCCGGGCCGCCCCCGACTCACCTGCCGGATCAGCCCGAGGCCAGAGAGGCGCTGGAGTCCGGTGCCAAGCCCGCCGACGTGGCGGCCCGCTTCCCCGCCCACCCGGCGGCGTGGGCCGCGCTCGCGGAGGAATACTTCGCCCAAGGGCACGCCGTGACCTCCTACGCCTTCGCGCGCACGGGCTACCATCGCGGGCTCGACCACCTGCGCCGCAGCGGCTGGAAGGGCCACGGGCCCATTCCGTGGGAGCACGAGCCCAACCGCGGCTTCCTGCGGTGCCTGTACGCGCTGTCGCGAGCCGCCCAGGCGATCGGCGAGAAAGACGAGGCCGAGCGGTGCCTGCAGTTCCTTAAGGACAGCACGGAATCTGGTTACGACGCGCTGACCAAGGGTTAG
- a CDS encoding adenylosuccinate synthase, producing the protein MPAAVLVGAQWGDEGKGKATDLLGGDVDYVVRYQGGNNAGHTVVIGDQKYALHLLPTGILSPEVVPVIGNGVVIDPGVLLSEIDGLAARGISAERLLISSNAHLIMPHHKALDKVTERYLGKARIGTTGRGIGPAYGDKIARMGVRVQDLLDPGILAKKIEVALTEKNQVLTKVYNRRGIDHEAVLEEYLAYAERLKPHIADTTLVLSKALDEGKFVLLEGGQGTLLDIDHGTYPFVTSSSPTSGGACAGAGIPPNRLTKIIGILKAYTTRVGSGPFPTELTDEMGEWLRQTGGEYGVTTGRNRRCGWFDAVIARYATRINGITDYFLTKLDVLSGLERIPVCVAYDVDGVRHDEIPMTQTEFHHATPIYEEFPGWQEDITSAKSFDDLPPTAQSYVRALEEMAGAPVSAIGVGPGRDQTVVVRSLV; encoded by the coding sequence ATGCCGGCTGCCGTTCTCGTTGGTGCCCAGTGGGGCGATGAGGGCAAGGGCAAGGCCACCGACCTGCTCGGTGGCGACGTCGATTACGTCGTCCGCTATCAGGGTGGCAACAACGCGGGGCACACGGTCGTCATCGGCGACCAGAAATACGCCCTCCACCTGCTTCCCACCGGAATCCTCTCGCCAGAAGTCGTGCCGGTGATCGGCAACGGTGTGGTGATCGACCCGGGTGTCCTGCTGAGCGAGATCGACGGGCTGGCCGCGCGGGGCATCTCCGCCGAGCGGCTGCTGATCTCCTCGAACGCGCACTTGATCATGCCCCACCACAAGGCGCTCGACAAGGTCACCGAGCGCTACCTCGGCAAGGCCAGGATCGGCACGACCGGGCGCGGGATCGGGCCCGCGTACGGCGACAAGATCGCACGCATGGGCGTGCGCGTGCAGGACCTGCTCGACCCGGGCATCCTGGCGAAGAAGATCGAAGTCGCGCTGACCGAGAAGAACCAGGTGCTGACCAAGGTCTACAACCGGCGCGGCATCGACCACGAAGCCGTGCTGGAGGAATACCTCGCCTACGCCGAGCGGCTCAAGCCGCACATCGCCGACACCACGCTGGTGCTCTCGAAGGCGCTGGACGAGGGCAAGTTCGTGCTGCTGGAGGGCGGGCAGGGGACGCTGCTCGACATCGACCACGGCACATACCCGTTCGTCACGTCGTCGTCTCCCACGTCGGGCGGCGCGTGCGCCGGAGCCGGGATCCCGCCGAACCGGCTCACTAAGATCATCGGCATCCTGAAGGCGTACACGACCCGGGTCGGCTCCGGGCCCTTCCCGACCGAGCTGACGGACGAGATGGGCGAGTGGCTGCGCCAGACCGGCGGCGAGTACGGCGTCACCACCGGCCGCAATCGCCGCTGCGGCTGGTTCGACGCGGTGATCGCCCGCTACGCGACCCGCATCAACGGGATCACCGACTACTTCCTCACCAAGCTGGATGTGTTGTCGGGGCTGGAGCGGATCCCGGTGTGCGTGGCCTACGACGTGGACGGGGTGCGGCACGACGAGATCCCGATGACGCAGACCGAGTTCCACCACGCGACGCCGATCTACGAGGAGTTCCCGGGGTGGCAGGAGGACATCACCAGCGCCAAGTCGTTCGATGACCTGCCGCCGACGGCGCAGTCCTATGTGCGGGCGCTGGAGGAGATGGCCGGGGCGCCGGTCTCCGCCATCGGCGTCGGCCCGGGCCGCGACCAGACCGTGGTGGTGCGCTCGCTCGTCTGA
- the hisC gene encoding histidinol-phosphate transaminase, whose translation MPRFRRILDTMAPYKPGKAVAAPDGRSYKLSSNESPFDPLPSVVQAIADGARQINRYPDPGAIKLTEAVAERYGVPFDHVALGPGSVTVQQQLLEAVGDPGAEVVYAWRSFEAYPLLCDLAGVTSVRVPLAGEDHDLDAMAEAINDDTRLVFVCNPNNPTSTAIRRAELEAFLDRVPEHVLVVLDEAYREYVRDEDVPDGLTLYRDRPNVCVVRTFSKAYGLAGLRVGYMIAHEPVAAAVRKTIVPFAINHLAQVAAIASLKAEDELMERVETVVKERTRVREALIAQGWEVPPTEANFVWLRLGERTLDFAAACAVEGVAVRPFAGEGARVSIGDPEANDAFLKAAAEFRM comes from the coding sequence ATGCCTCGTTTCCGCCGGATCCTGGACACCATGGCCCCCTACAAGCCGGGTAAGGCCGTCGCGGCTCCCGATGGGCGGTCGTACAAGCTGTCGTCCAACGAGTCCCCGTTCGACCCGCTGCCGTCCGTGGTGCAGGCGATCGCCGATGGGGCGCGTCAGATCAACCGCTACCCGGACCCCGGCGCGATCAAGCTGACCGAGGCCGTCGCGGAGCGATACGGGGTGCCGTTCGACCACGTCGCGCTCGGCCCGGGCTCGGTCACGGTGCAGCAGCAGCTGCTGGAGGCGGTGGGCGACCCCGGGGCGGAAGTCGTCTACGCGTGGCGGTCGTTCGAGGCGTATCCGCTGCTCTGCGACCTGGCCGGCGTCACGTCCGTGCGGGTGCCGCTGGCGGGCGAGGATCATGACCTGGACGCCATGGCGGAGGCGATCAACGACGACACCCGCCTGGTCTTCGTGTGCAACCCGAACAACCCGACGAGCACCGCGATCCGGCGCGCCGAGCTGGAGGCGTTCCTCGACCGGGTGCCCGAGCACGTGCTGGTGGTCCTGGACGAGGCCTACCGCGAGTACGTCCGCGACGAGGACGTCCCCGACGGCCTCACGCTCTACCGCGACCGGCCCAACGTGTGCGTCGTACGCACGTTCTCGAAGGCCTACGGGCTGGCCGGGCTGCGGGTCGGCTACATGATCGCGCACGAGCCCGTGGCCGCGGCCGTCCGCAAGACGATCGTGCCGTTCGCGATCAACCACCTCGCCCAGGTGGCCGCCATCGCGTCGCTGAAGGCCGAGGACGAGCTCATGGAGCGCGTCGAAACCGTGGTCAAGGAGCGCACCCGCGTCCGCGAGGCGCTCATCGCCCAGGGTTGGGAGGTGCCGCCGACCGAGGCCAACTTCGTCTGGCTCCGGCTCGGCGAGCGTACCCTCGACTTCGCCGCCGCCTGCGCCGTCGAGGGGGTCGCCGTCCGCCCCTTCGCGGGCGAGGGCGCCCGCGTATCGATCGGCGACCCCGAGGCGAACGACGCCTTTCTCAAGGCCGCCGCCGAATTCCGCATGTGA
- a CDS encoding carbohydrate ABC transporter permease, with product MILRRAGMYILLTAIALVFVGPFLILLSAGLKPADQAVYSFPPDIIPRPPVLNWVIEAWTSIPYPTYLLNSVIYVGLTVPAYVIVSALCAYPLAQMHFRGRTVVFFAILSTMFLPGELMLIPRFLVVTQLGMADTFAGVILPGLLSAFGIFLLRQTFAGVPRDVVDAARTDGCHELRIFWHVMLPAARPTLAILSIFGFISVWNSFIWPLVVLKDSAKYPLALGISYLAGITGTDVRTLAAGTIMSIIPVVIVFMLMQRHVLDGMRGAVKG from the coding sequence ATGATCCTTCGGCGCGCGGGGATGTACATCCTGCTGACCGCGATCGCGCTGGTCTTCGTGGGGCCGTTCCTCATCCTGCTGTCGGCCGGGCTCAAGCCCGCCGACCAGGCCGTCTACTCCTTCCCGCCGGACATCATCCCCCGGCCGCCGGTGCTGAACTGGGTGATCGAGGCGTGGACCTCCATCCCCTACCCCACCTACTTGCTCAACTCCGTCATCTACGTCGGACTGACGGTGCCCGCCTACGTCATCGTCTCGGCGCTGTGCGCCTACCCGCTGGCCCAGATGCACTTCCGCGGGCGCACCGTCGTCTTCTTCGCCATCCTGTCCACGATGTTCCTGCCGGGCGAGCTCATGCTCATCCCGCGGTTCCTGGTGGTCACCCAGCTCGGCATGGCCGACACGTTCGCCGGCGTCATCCTGCCCGGCCTGCTGTCCGCCTTCGGGATCTTCCTGCTCCGCCAGACCTTCGCGGGCGTGCCGCGCGACGTCGTGGACGCCGCGCGCACCGACGGCTGCCACGAGCTGCGCATCTTCTGGCACGTCATGCTGCCGGCCGCCCGCCCGACACTGGCCATCCTGAGCATCTTCGGCTTCATCTCGGTCTGGAACAGCTTCATCTGGCCGCTGGTCGTGCTGAAGGACTCCGCGAAGTACCCGCTCGCGCTCGGGATCTCCTACCTCGCCGGGATCACGGGCACGGATGTCCGCACACTCGCCGCCGGAACGATCATGTCGATCATCCCGGTCGTCATCGTTTTCATGCTCATGCAACGCCACGTCCTCGACGGCATGCGAGGCGCAGTGAAGGGCTAG
- a CDS encoding carbohydrate ABC transporter permease: protein MRIPGQRWYTPYLFAAPALVLFGVFFAWPAVTAIQLSFFKYDMISPPPVFVGVDNFVRMLGDGRFWTALLNSVLFLVGMFPLLVVVPLLLAVLVNQKLPGVKTFRMLYYLPVVTSMVAVGIAWEYVFHQQGVLNWMLTGAGLLDEPIQYLLDPAWALPAVILVEGWKNMGFYMMIYLAGLQTIPASIYEAARVDGANAWHRLRSITVPLLIPYIAVAITVEMLDAMQAFTSIYVMTKGGPQDATLTLGYYIWSAAFERYEMGYASAMGLVLWVLMIGLAILNYRITRGRTVIA from the coding sequence ATGCGCATACCCGGACAGCGCTGGTACACGCCCTATCTCTTCGCCGCGCCGGCGCTCGTGTTGTTCGGCGTCTTCTTCGCCTGGCCTGCGGTGACGGCGATCCAGCTGTCGTTCTTCAAGTACGACATGATCTCCCCGCCACCCGTCTTCGTGGGCGTGGACAACTTCGTCCGCATGCTCGGCGACGGCCGGTTCTGGACCGCGCTGCTCAACTCGGTCCTGTTCCTCGTCGGGATGTTCCCGCTGCTGGTCGTGGTGCCGTTGCTGCTGGCCGTACTGGTCAACCAGAAGCTGCCCGGCGTCAAGACCTTCCGGATGCTCTACTACCTGCCGGTCGTGACGTCGATGGTCGCGGTCGGCATCGCCTGGGAGTACGTCTTCCACCAGCAGGGCGTCCTCAACTGGATGCTCACCGGCGCCGGCCTGCTCGACGAGCCGATCCAGTACCTCCTCGACCCGGCCTGGGCTCTGCCCGCGGTCATCCTGGTCGAAGGCTGGAAGAACATGGGCTTCTACATGATGATCTACCTCGCCGGCCTGCAGACCATCCCGGCGAGCATCTACGAGGCCGCGCGGGTGGACGGCGCCAACGCCTGGCACCGCCTGCGGAGCATCACCGTTCCGCTGCTCATTCCCTACATCGCGGTCGCGATCACCGTGGAGATGCTCGACGCGATGCAGGCCTTCACCTCGATCTACGTGATGACCAAGGGCGGGCCTCAGGACGCGACGCTCACGCTGGGCTACTACATCTGGTCGGCGGCCTTCGAGCGCTACGAGATGGGCTACGCGAGCGCCATGGGGCTGGTCCTGTGGGTGCTGATGATCGGCCTGGCCATCCTCAACTACCGGATCACCCGCGGAAGGACGGTCATCGCATGA
- a CDS encoding ABC transporter substrate-binding protein, with product MTGALALSLLTTGCVAGTSTNAPAAVDDQPFEGEVEFWTINLKKNYSDYIDGLIAGYQKQHPKVTIKWVDVPGQESATKLLAAVASGDVPDVVNVSSVELGRFVPSLTPLDELLKAEDLADFQPNLVEPLRTDGKLYAVPWYNGGAPVAMYRKSVVSKAGFDEAAPPKSYDEALELGDKVYKETKVYGSNIIPDHNVLRYYGISLLSADKKKAEFNTPQAVEILEKFKKSYKSGIAPGAISKDIRNLPQSLENEQVAFKPTANAAELLNIQKNSPDVYKDLVITEPVQMNTGNYLLLAQQAFSIPKASKHKKAAAEFLKYVTNGANQLAFCKIVPIYPSTISSTKDAFFTQAESGDAMGAARQVIVKGLAKLEYKPIGTSKDAELGEYLSEEVRAFLSGTKSAKEALDTAEKQWNDALAS from the coding sequence GTGACAGGCGCGCTGGCGCTGTCGCTCCTCACCACCGGCTGCGTGGCCGGCACGTCCACCAACGCCCCGGCTGCCGTCGACGACCAGCCCTTCGAGGGCGAGGTCGAGTTCTGGACGATCAACCTCAAGAAGAACTACAGCGACTACATCGACGGGCTCATCGCCGGCTACCAGAAGCAGCACCCGAAGGTCACGATCAAGTGGGTCGACGTGCCCGGCCAGGAGAGCGCGACCAAGCTGCTGGCCGCCGTGGCCAGCGGCGACGTGCCGGACGTCGTCAACGTCAGCTCTGTGGAGCTCGGCCGCTTCGTCCCGTCGCTGACCCCGCTCGACGAGCTGCTCAAGGCGGAAGACCTGGCGGACTTCCAGCCCAACCTGGTGGAACCGCTGCGCACCGACGGCAAGCTCTACGCCGTGCCCTGGTACAACGGCGGCGCTCCGGTGGCGATGTACCGCAAGTCCGTGGTGAGCAAGGCCGGCTTCGACGAGGCCGCCCCGCCGAAGTCCTACGACGAGGCGCTGGAGTTGGGCGACAAGGTCTACAAGGAGACCAAGGTCTACGGCTCCAACATCATCCCGGACCACAACGTGCTCCGCTACTACGGCATCAGCCTGCTGTCGGCGGACAAGAAGAAGGCCGAGTTCAACACACCACAGGCCGTGGAGATCCTGGAGAAGTTCAAGAAGAGCTACAAGAGCGGCATCGCGCCGGGCGCGATCTCCAAGGACATCCGCAACCTGCCCCAGAGCCTGGAGAACGAGCAGGTCGCCTTCAAGCCGACGGCCAACGCCGCCGAGCTGCTCAACATCCAGAAGAACTCGCCCGACGTCTACAAGGACCTGGTCATCACCGAGCCGGTCCAGATGAACACCGGCAACTACCTCCTCCTGGCCCAGCAGGCCTTCTCCATCCCCAAGGCCTCCAAGCACAAGAAGGCGGCCGCCGAGTTCCTCAAGTACGTCACCAACGGCGCCAACCAGCTGGCCTTCTGCAAGATCGTGCCGATCTACCCGTCCACGATCTCCTCCACCAAGGACGCCTTCTTCACCCAGGCCGAGAGCGGCGACGCGATGGGCGCGGCCCGCCAGGTCATCGTGAAGGGGCTGGCCAAGCTCGAGTACAAGCCCATCGGCACCAGCAAGGACGCCGAGCTCGGTGAGTACCTCTCCGAGGAGGTCAGGGCATTCCTGTCGGGGACCAAGAGCGCCAAGGAGGCGCTCGACACAGCAGAGAAGCAATGGAATGACGCACTTGCCTCCTAA